One Pichia kudriavzevii chromosome 3, complete sequence genomic window carries:
- a CDS encoding uncharacterized protein (PKUD0C04690; Pfam Domains: Zn_clus(2.6e-08)) → MDNFEATHRVHRDKGAGNGVGKSKEKGKGNGTAKGKIKGKPTRSKSGCLNCRKRKKKCDEVKPICTGCLNRNLICEYRSLAFHPFIENKLDIVTDSNPINNNLPNNILPIDEKITKISNLENLVGETVMRIFDNNNSKLSNLFENQQVQEDLPNLDEFDIQKTKTLDDLLPIDSDFLNIFFEDQPQYLDLFKNPTPIIPPSLDIKLPVPLTTLELSYFEFFCKSILSDLSILPQEFNYYTKIYIPLAFKEESVLYTLVGWGCRRRKNMNLNYQVENKEADSYIGKVNEIILYHESILDREKFITNFVCYMLLVCMEISFGDTSKWSHYFTCCFNMINKMPGNFRYLVSTCSIEGNLLAENFAYFDVLASQSNENGTFYPMADYYELFNQNNTTKIVHDPLQGCIRPVILLIGEIVSLLVEHNSLQASLDLSECDKFEIINKMMTKSDMLDESIKFSKPDLSCLQYLDSSSQLEIHLTLFEVYQIASQIYLRQVIRKLPPIVPEIQVLAYNLKKDLRLLLESLELKNSLAFPMLLLGISSTSADDKKEVTGMFKRLIQVCGYLSSYQKLFIVVQKIWDLNNNGSLYIDWFRVTKQLGWRLNLGR, encoded by the coding sequence ATGGACAACTTCGAAGCTACGCACAGAGTCCACAGGGATAAAGGCGCTGGAAATGGAGTAGGCAAGAGTAAGGAGAAGGGCAAGGGCAATGGCACGGCCAAGGGTAAGATCAAGGGCAAGCCAACACGATCAAAGTCAGGTTGTCTGAACTGTCgcaagagaaagaagaaatgcGATGAAGTCAAACCAATATGTACTGGTTGCCTCAACAGGAACTTAATATGTGAGTATCGTAGCCTTGCATTCCACccatttattgaaaataaattggaTATAGTTACTGATTCAAATCCTATAAATAATAATTTGCCAAACAACATTCTTCccattgatgaaaaaataactaaaatttcaaacctGGAAAACTTAGTCGGTGAAACGGTAATGAGAATCTTtgacaacaacaactccaaATTGAGTAACCTGTTTGAAAACCAACAAGTGCAGGAAGACTTGCCAAACCTGGACGAGTTTGATATCCAGAAAACTAAAACTTTGGATGATTTACTGCCAATTGATTCTGATTTCTTGAATATCTTTTTTGAAGATCAGCCACAGTATCTTGATCTTTTCAAGAACCCCACTCCGATTATACCGCCATCATTGGATATTAAGTTACCCGTCCCATTAACAACACTTGAGCTCTCGTACTTTGAGTTCTTTTGTAAGAGTATCTTATCagatttatcaatattACCGCAGGAATTTAATTACTATACAAAAATTTACATACCATTGgcattcaaagaagaatctGTTTTGTACACTCTTGTTGGTTGGGGGTGtagaaggagaaaaaatatgaatCTAAATTATCAGGTAGAGAATAAAGAAGCCGATAGTTATATTGGCAAAGTGAACGAAATCATCTTATACCATGAATCAATACTTGATCGTGAGAAGTTCATCACAAACTTTGTGTGTTACATGTTGCTAGTCTGTATGGAAATTTCATTTGGAGACACTTCTAAGTGGTCTCATTATTTTACGTGCTGTTTTAATATGATTAACAAAATGCCCGGAAATTTCAGGTATTTGGTGTCaacttgttcaattgaGGGTAACTTGTTGGCGGAGAATTTTGCATATTTTGACGTTCTAGCTTCCCAgtcaaatgaaaatggtaCTTTTTATCCGATGGCCGATTATTATGAATTGTTTAATCAGAATAATACTACTAAAATTGTTCATGACCCTTTACAAGGCTGTATCCGACCCGTTATCCTACTGATTGGCGAAATAGTTAGTTTATTAGTGGAGCACAATTCACTACAGGCCAGTTTAGACTTATCTGAATGTGATAAGTTtgaaataataaataagATGATGACAAAATCAGATATGTTGGATGAAAGcatcaaattttcaaaaccagATTTGTCGTGTTTACAATACTTAGATTCTTCGTCACAATTGGAGATTCATCTAActttatttgaagtttACCAAATCGCTTCTCAGATTTACTTACGTCAAGTTATACGTAAATTACCGCCGATAGTTCCAGAAATCCAAGTATTGGCatataatttgaaaaaagatCTAAGGCTATTGCTAGAATCCctggaattgaaaaacagTTTAGCGTTTCCTATGTTATTGCTCGGGATTAGCTCCACTTCTGCAGACGACAAAAAAGAGGTTACAGGTATGTTTAAAAGGTTGATCCAAGTATGCGGATACTTGAGCAGTTatcaaaaacttttcattgttGTTCAGAAAATCTGGGATCTCAATAATAATGGTTCTCTATATATTGATTGGTTCAGAGTTACAAAACAATTGGGTTGGAGGCTGAACTTAGGCAGATAA
- a CDS encoding uncharacterized protein (PKUD0C04700; similar to Saccharomyces cerevisiae YGL248W (PDE1); ancestral locus Anc_3.573), giving the protein MPTNKRRFEVIILGCSGGPISGKTCSFLLKPADVETVDIIQSDEDNGCLLALDAGSGLSNILDILDSKDKCTSFQLSNASYLLDLYPASDSDNGNNGDAYRISDYLNLENMLLRIPFQSADSKSLNKSNYQIADLLLNKINGYLITHSHLDHVCSLVINSPGFTKKKEVYGLESTIEPIRKDLFNNSIWPDLVSMGIISLNYLEHNQPSRMISPRYEVTAFRLSHGKLCQDNRRFISSAFLITDLKYDYSMLFFGDVESDLCSGIDYNLFVWGKIAPLIRDDKFNTIFIECSTVDKPGPLYGHLTPSNLIYELLNLRKSIVCLDNTSVSNLSYDDPYFQHLKVQPLRGLNVIIIHVKETTDNVNPRTLILEEVEILNKTHHLQINFSIGLSGISLLL; this is encoded by the coding sequence ATGCCTACCAATAAAAGGCGCTTTGAGGTGATCATACTAGGGTGTTCTGGAGGTCCGATTTCTGGGAAAACCTGCTCTTTCCTCCTCAAACCCGCAGATGTGGAAACAGTAGACATTATCCAAAGTGATGAGGACAATGGCTGCCTTCTTGCCCTTGATGCCGGGAGCGGATTATCCAATATCTTGGATATATTGGACAGCAAAGATAAATGCACCAGTTTTCAGCTCTCCAACGCATCTTATTTACTTGATTTGTATCCAGCCAGTGACAGTGATAATGGTAACAATGGTGATGCTTATCGAATCAGTGACTATTTAAACCTGGAGAACATGTTATTGAGAATACCTTTCCAGTCAGCGGattccaaatcattgaacaaatcaaattatcaaattgcagatttattgttgaataaGATTAATGGCTATCTTATAACTCATTCACATCTAGATCACGTTTGCAGCTTAGTAATTAACTCTCCCGGTTTcaccaagaaaaaagaagtttaCGGATTAGAATCAACTATAGAACCAATTAGGAAAGACTTATTTAATAACTCCATATGGCCCGACTTAGTGTCAATGGGTATTATATCATTAAACTATTTAGAGCATAATCAACCATCACGAATGATTTCACCGCGATATGAGGTAACGGCTTTTAGATTGTCGCATGGGAAACTATGTCAAGATAACAGACGATTTATCAGTTCAGCATTTCTTATAACAGATTTAAAGTATGATTATAGCATGTTGTTTTTCGGAGATGTCGAATCAGATTTATGTTCAGGAATAGATTAtaatttgtttgtttgggGTAAAATTGCTCCTTTGATTAGAGACGACAAATTCAACACAATATTTATTGAATGTTCGACAGTAGATAAGCCGGGGCCGTTGTACGGACACTTAACTCCTAGTAACTTAATATATgaacttttgaatttgaggaaGTCAATAGTTTGTTTAGACAATACATcagtttcaaatttaaGTTACGATGATccatattttcaacatctgAAGGTGCAGCCCTTACGCGGTCTAAATGTAATTATTATTCATGttaaagaaacaacagaTAATGTCAACCCAAGAACATTAATATTGGAAGAGGTGgaaatattgaataaaaCACATCATTTACAAATTAATTTTTCCATTGGTTTATCTGGTATATCGTTGTTATTATGA